The following are encoded together in the Pedobacter sp. D749 genome:
- a CDS encoding NADH:flavin oxidoreductase/NADH oxidase yields MSKLFSPLTIKDVTLKNRIVISPMCQYSAIDGFANDWHLVHLGSRAVGGAGLIIQEASAVTADGRITYADLGIWKDEHVEKLKQIVSFIHQNGAIAGIQLAHAGRKASCEVPWNGGEQIAAGENSWKPVGPSPIPFKQGQVEPHELTISEIQDIVFAFRAAAKRSLDAGYKVVEIHAAHGYLLHQFFSPLSNKRTDVYGGSFENRIRLVIDVVEAVQSVWPENLPLFVRISATDWTEGGWNENDSLQLAAVLKDRGVDLIDTSSGGNVPDAFIPAGPNYQVPFADKIRNEIGIYTGAVGVIVEAHQAEEILEQEKADLIFIARESLRDAYFPTHAAQVLGDNTEWPNQYVRAKRETFKK; encoded by the coding sequence ATGTCCAAATTATTTTCTCCTTTAACCATAAAGGATGTAACCCTAAAAAATAGAATTGTGATCTCGCCGATGTGCCAATATTCGGCTATTGATGGCTTTGCCAACGATTGGCACCTGGTGCATTTAGGAAGCCGTGCTGTTGGTGGTGCAGGTTTAATTATCCAGGAAGCTTCTGCGGTAACAGCTGATGGAAGAATCACTTATGCCGATCTGGGCATCTGGAAAGATGAACATGTAGAAAAACTGAAACAGATCGTTTCTTTTATTCATCAGAATGGTGCTATAGCTGGGATTCAGTTGGCACATGCAGGCAGAAAAGCCAGTTGTGAGGTGCCGTGGAATGGTGGCGAACAGATTGCTGCGGGCGAAAACAGCTGGAAACCGGTTGGTCCATCGCCAATTCCTTTTAAACAAGGGCAGGTTGAACCACACGAATTAACGATATCGGAAATTCAGGATATTGTTTTTGCGTTTAGGGCAGCAGCTAAACGTTCATTGGATGCAGGCTATAAAGTAGTAGAAATACATGCTGCACATGGTTATCTACTGCATCAGTTTTTTAGTCCGCTGAGCAATAAACGTACAGATGTTTACGGTGGAAGTTTCGAAAACCGGATCCGTTTAGTCATTGATGTGGTTGAAGCTGTGCAATCGGTATGGCCCGAAAACCTGCCTTTATTTGTCCGCATTTCGGCAACCGACTGGACAGAAGGCGGATGGAACGAAAATGACTCATTGCAATTGGCTGCGGTATTAAAAGATCGGGGTGTAGATTTAATTGATACTTCTTCGGGTGGAAATGTACCTGATGCCTTTATCCCAGCCGGACCAAATTACCAGGTTCCTTTTGCTGATAAAATCAGAAATGAGATCGGCATTTATACCGGTGCTGTAGGCGTAATTGTTGAGGCGCACCAGGCAGAAGAAATTCTGGAACAGGAAAAAGCCGATTTAATTTTTATTGCCCGCGAATCGTTGCGTGATGCTTATTTTCCAACACATGCAGCCCAGGTATTAGGCGACAATACTGAATGGCCAAATCAGTATGTGAGGGCAAAAAGGGAAACGTTTAAAAAGTAG
- a CDS encoding TonB-dependent receptor codes for MKKLQLIGLVILYTLLSNTAFAALLKDIKGKVIDASTKQTLPGATIFIPDLKVSAVTNNDGEFTLNNLPSRGSYLVEVHYVGYKTATQVVNFASADGLEFSLQPTAIETKEIVITGSLISSTSKRNSASSAIVGKDQLLQPSTNLIDALTKIPGVSQITTGPSISKPVIRGLGYNRIVTLDDGIKQQGQQWGDEHGIEIDQFKSDRIEVLRGAASLMYGSDALGGVINLLEPSSAPEGQVKGEFISNYSTNNGLTANSLMLNGNENGFVWRARGTYKNAYSFKTPKGYFPNSGFNETDLSGMVGLNKSWGYTHLNVSNFHNNIGFYDPTLDANGNFVREDSSSFTNKDNKSRTLEYPRQDIRHFKIALNNNFIIGNGNLKADFGYQQNQRRELEDGPDPSLFFDLKTYNADLKYYIHETNGWQPVFGVSADAGHSENKANDEFLIPNYNTYGIGVFAYAKKNWENNTFSIGARYDYRKNNGKQLFVDNEEQFAPFRNKFSNVSGALGFTHQFNEEWNFKANAGSAFRAPNPAELASNGVHEGTFRYEIGNSNLMPERSYQVDAALEYEGKIVSASASIYNNYIHNYIYASTNGEQRVAEGTLYDVYRYGQVNANLYGAEASLTIHPVPFIHFENTFGYVHAQNNTLNRPLSFIPAGTLRNELRFEPKLKGTNDAYLSVGINSAFKQTRVDDVFETPTSGYTLLNAGIGATFNLGKQPVKLSVSANNLLNQKYYDALSRFKPGRFDQENLNLGVYNPGRNITFGLYIPFQVVK; via the coding sequence ATGAAAAAATTACAGCTTATTGGCTTGGTAATTCTATATACATTATTAAGCAATACCGCTTTCGCTGCCTTGCTAAAAGATATAAAAGGTAAGGTTATTGATGCCAGTACAAAACAAACATTACCAGGTGCTACCATTTTTATTCCGGATTTGAAGGTTTCGGCCGTAACCAACAATGATGGAGAATTTACATTGAATAACCTTCCTTCGAGAGGAAGTTACCTGGTTGAAGTACATTACGTAGGCTACAAAACCGCTACACAAGTGGTAAATTTTGCCAGCGCAGACGGATTAGAATTTTCTTTACAGCCTACTGCAATAGAAACAAAAGAGATCGTAATCACAGGAAGTTTAATCAGTAGCACGAGCAAACGAAATAGTGCTTCATCGGCAATAGTGGGCAAAGATCAGCTTTTGCAGCCTTCCACCAATTTAATTGATGCATTAACCAAAATCCCTGGAGTATCACAGATCACTACCGGACCTTCTATTTCCAAACCTGTTATCAGAGGTTTAGGCTACAACAGAATTGTAACTTTAGATGACGGAATTAAACAACAGGGCCAGCAATGGGGCGATGAACATGGTATCGAAATCGATCAGTTTAAATCAGACCGTATCGAAGTTTTACGTGGTGCAGCATCATTAATGTACGGTTCGGATGCACTTGGGGGTGTAATTAACTTATTAGAGCCTAGTTCAGCACCAGAAGGACAGGTAAAAGGTGAATTTATTAGCAATTACTCTACTAACAACGGACTTACCGCTAACTCATTAATGTTAAATGGTAACGAAAACGGCTTTGTTTGGAGAGCCCGTGGAACCTATAAAAATGCCTATTCTTTTAAAACGCCTAAAGGTTACTTCCCAAATTCCGGCTTTAACGAAACCGATTTAAGCGGTATGGTGGGCTTGAACAAAAGCTGGGGTTATACTCACTTAAATGTTTCCAACTTTCATAATAATATCGGTTTTTACGATCCTACTTTAGATGCGAATGGAAATTTCGTGAGAGAGGACAGTAGTTCCTTCACAAACAAAGATAATAAGAGTCGTACTTTAGAATATCCGCGTCAGGATATCAGGCACTTTAAAATTGCCTTGAACAACAATTTCATTATCGGTAATGGCAATTTAAAAGCTGATTTTGGTTATCAACAGAACCAGCGCCGCGAGTTGGAAGATGGTCCAGATCCATCATTATTCTTCGATCTTAAAACCTACAATGCCGATTTAAAATACTATATCCACGAAACGAACGGATGGCAACCTGTATTTGGTGTAAGCGCTGATGCAGGTCACAGTGAAAACAAAGCAAATGATGAATTTTTGATACCAAATTATAATACTTATGGTATTGGTGTTTTTGCTTATGCCAAGAAAAATTGGGAGAACAATACCTTTAGTATTGGTGCCCGTTACGATTATAGAAAGAATAATGGGAAACAATTATTCGTAGATAATGAAGAGCAATTTGCACCTTTTCGGAATAAATTTTCTAATGTGAGTGGTGCACTAGGCTTTACGCATCAATTTAACGAAGAATGGAACTTTAAAGCGAATGCGGGTTCTGCTTTCCGTGCACCAAATCCAGCTGAATTAGCATCAAATGGTGTACATGAAGGAACTTTCCGCTATGAAATAGGCAACTCCAATTTAATGCCAGAACGCAGTTATCAGGTGGATGCCGCTTTAGAATATGAAGGAAAAATTGTGAGTGCAAGTGCAAGTATCTACAACAACTATATTCACAATTATATTTACGCATCTACCAATGGGGAACAAAGAGTAGCTGAAGGTACACTTTATGATGTTTACCGCTATGGACAGGTAAATGCCAACCTTTATGGTGCTGAGGCCAGCTTAACCATCCACCCGGTTCCGTTTATCCATTTCGAAAACACATTTGGATATGTTCATGCACAGAACAATACTTTAAACAGACCGCTTTCATTTATTCCCGCCGGAACATTGAGAAATGAGCTGCGTTTCGAACCTAAACTTAAAGGCACAAATGATGCATACCTTTCTGTAGGTATCAACTCTGCATTTAAACAAACCCGTGTGGATGATGTTTTTGAAACGCCTACCAGCGGTTATACCTTATTAAATGCAGGTATCGGCGCTACATTTAATTTAGGCAAACAACCGGTTAAATTATCGGTTTCGGCAAACAACCTGTTAAACCAGAAATATTATGATGCTTTAAGCAGGTTTAAACCAGGTCGCTTTGACCAGGAAAACCTGAATTTAGGCGTTTACAACCCTGGTAGAAACATCACTTTCGGATTGTATATTCCTTTCCAGGTGGTTAAATAA
- a CDS encoding TlpA disulfide reductase family protein encodes MKFIRKNIFNALFVIFLLVIVFVPDAKAFFIKGLMEIGFYKPTVETPKENVAGLNGIRFKDVEGNLIDLGDLKGKIIFLNFWATWCPPCRAEMPSINKLYTQFKEDKDIVFIFADADGDFAKSGKFMSDRKYAMPIYKVDSDIPEKVFAGALPTTVIFDKQGRLSFRHEGVANYADQKIIDFINKLKSSR; translated from the coding sequence ATGAAGTTCATCAGGAAAAATATATTCAATGCTTTATTTGTCATTTTCCTATTGGTAATTGTTTTTGTACCCGATGCAAAAGCATTTTTTATTAAAGGATTGATGGAGATTGGTTTTTATAAGCCTACTGTTGAAACGCCGAAAGAAAATGTTGCAGGTCTCAACGGGATCCGGTTTAAAGATGTTGAAGGAAATCTGATTGATCTGGGTGATTTAAAAGGGAAGATTATTTTTCTCAATTTTTGGGCAACCTGGTGTCCGCCATGTAGGGCCGAAATGCCTTCAATTAACAAACTTTATACACAATTTAAAGAGGATAAAGATATAGTTTTTATTTTTGCAGATGCTGATGGTGATTTTGCTAAATCGGGCAAGTTTATGTCCGACCGTAAATATGCAATGCCAATCTATAAAGTAGATAGTGATATTCCAGAAAAAGTATTTGCGGGTGCCTTGCCCACAACTGTCATTTTTGATAAACAGGGCAGGCTATCTTTCAGGCATGAAGGCGTGGCAAATTATGCCGATCAAAAGATTATTGATTTCATTAATAAATTAAAAAGTAGCCGTTAG